One Solanum pennellii chromosome 10, SPENNV200 genomic region harbors:
- the LOC107002039 gene encoding uncharacterized protein LOC107002039, whose amino-acid sequence MAFAYNAQAFPLLALLFSSMFAIGLANYDFNWGSTTWNKTDFPYTHPPNATHTSNRFIVGGSENWHYGFNYMDWARNNTPFFVNDTLVFKYDPPNANGTGFPHSVYLFPNYWSFIKCDFRKAKRIADPSEGAGEGFEFVLKKMQSYYFGCGEHKGIHCKTGNMKFAVMPLKHWRF is encoded by the exons atgGCTTTTGCTTATAATGCACAAGCATTTCCCTTACTTGCATTATTGTTCTCATCCATGTTTGCCATTGGTCTAGCCAATTATGACTTCAATTGGGGCTCAACAACATGGAACAAAACCGATTTCCCTTATACTCATCCACCAAATGCTACGCACACCTCCAATAGATTCATCGTTGGAGGTTCCGAAAATTGGCATTATGGCTTCAACTACATGGATTGGGCTCGAAACAATACTCCTTTCTTTGTTAACGATACCTTAG TGTTCAAGTATGATCCACCAAATGCAAATGGCACTGGATTTCCACACAGTGTTTACTTATTCCCAAACTATTGGAGCTTTATTAAGTGCGACTTCAGAAAAGCTAAAAGAATAGCGGATCCAAGTGAAGGTGCAGGGGAAGGATTTGAGTTTGTGTTGAAGAAAATGCAGAGTTACTATTTTGGTTGTGGAGAGCATAAAGGCATCCATTGCAAGACTGGGAACATGAAGTTTGCTGTGATGCCTCTTAAACATTGGCGTTTTTGA
- the LOC107032275 gene encoding sodium channel modifier 1-like isoform X1: protein MSVFGGDSWAREAQCRKRRVDELMVDNIDSSAYKKLSSGKFVCIVCSHRPVLDTPLMLSVHVKGSSHRAAETRLRERELGRQDEINKRIALSECDTATSKTLTSSQLCRSASKPLIGRTRKAASDVLHQNLAQSTASQGDEIKCTKVDTSSVLANQRSSQCVQIGVTTNQTIMSQAYNQERRERELKFTSAGWKRDGHGKWFKEENVEFDSDEEEPNLCLP, encoded by the exons ATGAGTGTGTTTGGAGGAGATAGCTGGGCGAGGGAAGCGCAATGTAGGAAGAGAAGAGTCGATGAATTGATGGTTGACAACATCGATTCTTCTGCTTATAAGAAGCTCTCCAGCGGTAAATTCGTCTGCATCGTTTGCTCTCACCGTCCGGTCCTCGACACTCCCCTCATGCTCTCT GTACATGTCAAAGGTTCAAGCCATCGAGCAGCAGAGACAAGGCTTAGAGAAAGAGAATTAGGGAGGCAAGATGAGATAAACAAGAGAATAGCCTTGTCAGAATGTGATACTGCGACCTCGAAAACCTTGACATCCAGCCAGTTATGTAGATCagcaagcaaaccattgattGGACGCACAAGGAAAGCTGCTTCTGATGTACTTCATCAAAATTTGGCACAAAGTACTGCTTCTCAAGGGGATGAGATCAAATGTACCAAGGTTGATACTTCAAGTGTTCTAGCTAATCAAAGAAGTAGTCAGTGTGTTCAGATCGGAGTGACAACAAATCAAACTATCATGTCTCAGGCATACAACCAGGAACGACGAGAAAGGGAGCTTAAGTTCACATCTGCTGGCTGGAAGCGTGATGGCCATGGGAAGTGGTTTAAGgaagaaaat GTAGAGTTTGATTCCGATGAAGAAGAACCTAATCTCTGCCTTCCATGA
- the LOC107032275 gene encoding sodium channel modifier 1-like isoform X3: MREGIAKWGNRNLTNNKVHVKGSSHRAAETRLRERELGRQDEINKRIALSECDTATSKTLTSSQLCRSASKPLIGRTRKAASDVLHQNLAQSTASQGDEIKCTKVDTSSVLANQRSSQCVQIGVTTNQTIMSQAYNQERRERELKFTSAGWKRDGHGKWFKEENVEFDSDEEEPNLCLP; encoded by the exons ATGAGGGAGGGGATTGCAAAGTGGGGGAATCGAAACCTCACCAATAACAAG GTACATGTCAAAGGTTCAAGCCATCGAGCAGCAGAGACAAGGCTTAGAGAAAGAGAATTAGGGAGGCAAGATGAGATAAACAAGAGAATAGCCTTGTCAGAATGTGATACTGCGACCTCGAAAACCTTGACATCCAGCCAGTTATGTAGATCagcaagcaaaccattgattGGACGCACAAGGAAAGCTGCTTCTGATGTACTTCATCAAAATTTGGCACAAAGTACTGCTTCTCAAGGGGATGAGATCAAATGTACCAAGGTTGATACTTCAAGTGTTCTAGCTAATCAAAGAAGTAGTCAGTGTGTTCAGATCGGAGTGACAACAAATCAAACTATCATGTCTCAGGCATACAACCAGGAACGACGAGAAAGGGAGCTTAAGTTCACATCTGCTGGCTGGAAGCGTGATGGCCATGGGAAGTGGTTTAAGgaagaaaat GTAGAGTTTGATTCCGATGAAGAAGAACCTAATCTCTGCCTTCCATGA
- the LOC114074281 gene encoding uncharacterized protein LOC114074281, producing MFSDNGNPLKFKNIEPSLKEIAFYQLESKSDAITENTIQDVGSRLKDKRPTVLNGCRKAKSTTLDSYSNPLEDNVSVQDLHNCPDDSANRTPPRSSKEPQDTKADEIGLLRQDLASFKNYVNNEFKELRLFIMGNFRQVMNALNRSSRESGAPRQEDATESPSHVPNWSNNNPMKNGNQISNVMDKPHCDANEVRTPRFVLQEHVKVNVKEYLQPVQIHIQDPLTVHEQLNDINVFQNHDIQQPQSQIELIDALLPDIDAINPKKNDVVHSEVVVHPEGVVYDTTPVPVQRIRHPDRLTGDGNVIQNDGIQQPQSQFELLNALLPDIDIIYPKKNVVVHSEVVVRPEGGVYDNTRVPVQSIIHSDRLICSPYSTNIGSSFGRSYDVVKTYEKKHHFVSDFIQGPYNYDLF from the exons ATGTTCAGTGATAACGGCAATCCg ttaaaattcaaaaacatcgAACCTTCACTTAAGGAGATTGCATTTTATCAGCTTGAATCAAAAAGTGATGCAATCACAGAGAATACCATTCAAGATGTTG GTTCGAGGTTGAAAGATAAACGCCCCACAGTATTGAATGGTTGTCGTAAGGCAAAGAGTACAACTTTAGATTCTTATTCAAATCCATTGGAGGATAATGTATCAGTACAGGATTTGCATAACTGTCCTGATGATTCTGCTAACCGTACACCACCAAGGAGTTCGAAAGAACCTCAAGATACCAAGGCAGATGAAATTGGTTTGCTGAGACAAGATCTTGCATCCTTCAAGAATTAC GTTAATAATGAGTTCAAGGAGTTGCGATTGTTTATAATGGGGAATTTTAGACAAGTTATGAATGCACTTAACAGAAGCAGTCGTGAATCTGGAGCACCACGTCAG GAAGATGCAACTGAATCTCCAAGTCATGTACCTAATTGGTCGAACAACAATCCGATGAAAAATGGCAACCAGATATCAAATGTTATGGATAAGCCTCACTGTGATGCAAACGAG GTTCGGACACCTCGTTTCGTTCTTCAAGAACATGTCAAAGTTAATGTCAAGGAGTATTTGCAGCCTGTCCAGATACACATACAAGACCCTTTGACGGTACATGAACAGCTTAACGACATTAATGTATTTCAGAACCATGACATCCAACAACCTCAATCACAAATTGAGTTGATAGACGCTTTGTTACCTGATATTGATGCAATCAATCCCAAAAAGAATGATGTGGTTCATTCAGAGGTTGTGGTCCATCCAGAGGGTGTCGTTTATGATACTACACCCGTGCCAGTTCAAAGGATCAGACATCCCGATCGATTGACAGGAGATGGTAATGTAATTCAAAACGACGGAATCCAACAACCTCAGTCACAATTCGAGTTGCTTAATGCTCTGTTACCTGATATTGACATAATATATCCCAAAAAGAATGTTGTGGTTCATTCTGAGGTTGTGGTCCGTCCAGAGGGTGGCGTTTATGATAATACACGCGTGCCAGTTCAAAGTATCATACATTCTGATCGATTGATTTGCTCTCCTTACTCCACAAATATTGGATCATCATTTG GTAGATCTTATGACGTGGTTAAAACTTATGAAAAGAAACATCATTTTGTTTCTGACTTCATACAAGGGCCATATAATTATGATCTTTTTTGA
- the LOC107001459 gene encoding pectin acetylesterase 8-like, protein MVTSFLLYFVCFLIFVTTESLLVNITILESAVAKGAVCLDGTPPAYHLDRGSGSGVNSWVISLEGGGWCQNVTSCLSRKNTRLGSSAKMDHQLPFSGMMSNDPKFNPEFHNWNRVSVRYCDGGSFTGDVEAIDPATGLHYRGARIFKAIMEELLAQGMKKSQNAILSGCSAGGLATILHCDNFRMLLPNNVKVKCFSDAGYFIHHNDISGKPYIEQYFNDVVTLHGSAKNLPSACTSKLKPGLCFFPENVAQQIKTPLFIINAAYDHWQVRNILVAPGSDPKGAWTSCKANIKNCTPNQLKILQGFRKDFLKALEGLGPSSTRGYYINSCFSHCQSQQQAYWFGLNSPRLFNKTIAEAVRDWFLETDQYRHIDCPYPCDKTCVEATDITTSQYKLSWD, encoded by the exons ATGGTGACCAGTTTTCTGTtgtattttgtttgttttctgATTTTTGTTACAACAGAAAGTCTCCTTGTTAATATCACTATACTTGAAAGTGCAGTTGCAAAAGGAGCTG TTTGCTTGGATGGAACTCCACCAGCATACCATCTTGATAGAGGATCAGGCTCAGGAGTGAATAGTTGGGTAATATCACTTgag GGAGGTGGATGGTGCCAAAATGTTACTTCTTGTCTTTCAAGAAAGAATACCAGGTTGGGATCTAGTGCAAAAATGGATCACCAACTTCCTTTCTCTGGGATGATGAGTAATGATCCCAAATTTAATCCAG AATTTCATAATTGGAACAGAGTTTCCGTTAGATATTGTGACGGGGGATCCTTTACGGGAGATGTAGAAGCAATTGATCCT GCTACAGGACTTCATTATAGAGGGGCAAGGATATTCAAAGCTATTATGGAGGAATTGTTGGCCCAAGGAATgaaaaaatctcaaaat GCTATACTTTCTGGATGTTCAGCGGGAGGATTGGCAACAATTTTGCATTGCGATAATTTCAGAATGTTATTACCAAATAATGTTAAAGTTAAATGCTTTTCTGATGCTGGTTATTTTATTCACCA CAACGATATTTCGGGGAAACCGTATATTGAACAGTACTTCAATGATGTTGTCACTTTACAT ggtTCAGCCAAAAATTTGCCTTCGGCATGTACTTCAAAGTTGAAACCAGGCTTG TGcttttttccagaaaatgtgGCTCAACAAATTAAAACGCCACTTTTCATCATAAATGCAGCGTATGATCATTGGCAA GTAAGAAACATTTTGGTGGCTCCTGGTAGTGATCCTAAGGGTGCCTGGACAAGCTGCAAAGCTAATATAAAAAATTGCACACCAAATCAGCTCAAAATTCTTCAAG gtTTCAGAAAGGATTTTTTAAAGGCATTGGAGGGGCTAGGCCCATCTTCAACAAGAGGATATTACATCAACTCTTGCTTTTCACATTGCCAATCTCAACAACAAGCCTATTGGTTTGGCCTCAATTCACCTAGATTATTCAACAAG ACTATAGCTGAAGCAGTAAGAGATTGGTTTTTGGAGACAGATCAATATCGACATATTGATTGCCCTTATCCTTGTGACAAAACATGTGTTGAAGCCACTGATATAACTACTTCACAATACAAGTTATCCTGGGATTAG
- the LOC107032275 gene encoding sodium channel modifier 1-like isoform X2, protein MSVFGGDSWAREAQCRKRRVDELMVDNIDSSAYKKLSSGKFVCIVCSHRPVLDTPLMLSVHVKGSSHRAAETRLRERELGRQDEINKRIALSECDTATSKTLTSSQLCRSASKPLIGRTRKAASDVLHQNLAQSTASQGDEIKCTKAYNQERRERELKFTSAGWKRDGHGKWFKEENVEFDSDEEEPNLCLP, encoded by the exons ATGAGTGTGTTTGGAGGAGATAGCTGGGCGAGGGAAGCGCAATGTAGGAAGAGAAGAGTCGATGAATTGATGGTTGACAACATCGATTCTTCTGCTTATAAGAAGCTCTCCAGCGGTAAATTCGTCTGCATCGTTTGCTCTCACCGTCCGGTCCTCGACACTCCCCTCATGCTCTCT GTACATGTCAAAGGTTCAAGCCATCGAGCAGCAGAGACAAGGCTTAGAGAAAGAGAATTAGGGAGGCAAGATGAGATAAACAAGAGAATAGCCTTGTCAGAATGTGATACTGCGACCTCGAAAACCTTGACATCCAGCCAGTTATGTAGATCagcaagcaaaccattgattGGACGCACAAGGAAAGCTGCTTCTGATGTACTTCATCAAAATTTGGCACAAAGTACTGCTTCTCAAGGGGATGAGATCAAATGTACCAAG GCATACAACCAGGAACGACGAGAAAGGGAGCTTAAGTTCACATCTGCTGGCTGGAAGCGTGATGGCCATGGGAAGTGGTTTAAGgaagaaaat GTAGAGTTTGATTCCGATGAAGAAGAACCTAATCTCTGCCTTCCATGA